A window of the Eretmochelys imbricata isolate rEreImb1 chromosome 7, rEreImb1.hap1, whole genome shotgun sequence genome harbors these coding sequences:
- the RELA gene encoding transcription factor p65 isoform X3: MRFRYKCEGRSAGSIPGEHSTDTTKTHPTIKINNYTGPGKVRISLVTKDAPHRPHPHELVGKDCKDGYYEAELSPERNIHSFQNLGIQCVKKRELDEAVAQRIRTNNNPFNVPLDNQKGDYDLNAVRLCFQVWVQDPVGTGHLVPLPLVVSQPIYDNRAPNTAELKICRVNRNSGSCLGGDEIFLLCDKVQKEDIEVRFFKDSWEAKGSFSQADVHRQVAIVFKTPPYQDQALREPVTVQMQLRRPSDKEVSEAMEFRYLPDEGDFHRIEEKRKRTRDTFKNFVQKAPFAAVVVPESRSPRRIAVPARTAAMPKPSLIRPSMSGLTGMAGAMGQLPTIQKPQATAQHPPLPFTGPSRAPPPPTPQLGFSTVNLEEFSSLGISSRAQPPPPAPEAEPNFDPFFHLPFEGGGDSVAMELGALLEDTTYTSLESINTTEFRQLLSQGSSTEGADGHSMLLTYPESITRLMSSQRGVVGVTGEEPQGNGGGGGASGANSFINGVLGGLPEENLTSMGDLDFSALLSQFSSS, from the exons ATGCGCTTCCGCTACAAGTGTGAGGGGCGCTCGGCCGGCAGCATCCCCGGGGAGCACAGCACTGACACCACCAAGACCCACCCCACCATCAag atCAATAATTACACAGGCCCCGGGAAGGTTCGTATCTCTCTGGTGACCAAGGACGCCCCCCACCGACCCCACCCCCACGAGCTGGTGGGCAAGGACTGCAAGGACGGCTACTATGAGGCTGAGCTTTCACCTGAGCGCAACATCCACAG CTTCCAGAACCTGGGCATCCAGTGCGTGAAGAAACGGGAGCTGGACGAGGCTGTGGCACAGCGCATCCGCACCAACAATAACCCCTTCAATG TGCCCCTGGACAACCAGAAGGGGGACTATGACTTGAACGCCGTGCGGCTCTGCTTCCAGGTGTGGGTGCAGGACCCTGTGGGCACCGGGCACCTCGTCCCGCTGCCCCTCGTGGTGTCACAGCCGATCTACGACAACC GAGCCCCCAACACGGCTGAGCTGAAGATCTGCCGGGTCAATCGCAACTCGGGGAGCTGTCTGGGTGGGGACGAGATCTTCCTGCTCTGCGACAAGGTGCAGAAAG AGGACATTGAGGTCCGATTCTTCAAGGACTCGTGGGAGGCCAAGGGCTCCTTCTCGCAGGCAGACGTGCACCGGCAGGTTGCCATCGTGTTCAAAACCCCGCCCTACCAGGACCAGGCGCTCAGGGAGCCGGTGACGGTGCAGATGCAGCTCCGGCGCCCATCTGACAAGGAGGTCAGCGAGGCCATGGAGTTCCGCTACCTGCCAGATGAAG GTGACTTCCACCGCATCGAGGAGAAGCGCAAGCGAACGCGGGACACCTTCAAGAACTTTGTGCAGAAAGCGCCTTTCGCAG CAGTGGTGGTTCCGGAGTCACGCTCCCCGCGTCGGATTGCTGTCCCTGCCCGCACAGCTGCCATGCCCAAACCCAGCCTCATCCGACCCAGTATGAGTG GTCTCACCGGAATGGCGGGCGCCATGGGGCAGCTGCCGACCATCCAGAAGCCGCAGGCCACGGCCCAGCACCCCCCCTTACCCTTCACCGGGCCCAGccgagctcctcctcctcccaccccccagctgggcttcagtACAGTCAACCTGGAGGAGTTCTCCAGCCTGGGCATCTCAAGTcgggcccagcccccaccccctgctcccgaGGCCGAGCCCAACTTTGACCCCTTCTTCCACCTGCCGTTTGAGGGCGGGGGCGACTCAGTCGCCATGGAGCTGGGGGCCTTGCTGGAGGACACCACCTATACCAGCCTGGAGTCCATCAACACTACTGAGTTCCggcagctgctgagccaggggTCGTCCACCGAGGGTGCTGACGGGCACAGCATGCTCCTGACCTATCCCGAGTCGATCACCCGCCTGATGAGCAGCCAGCGTGGTGTGGTGGGCGTGACAGGGGAGGAGCCACAGGGCaacggcgggggtgggggggccagcGGTGCCAACAGCTTCATCAATGGGGTCCTGGGCGGCCTCCCGGAAGAGAACCTCACCTCCATGGGGGATCTGGACTTCAGCGCCCTGCTCAGCCAGTTCAGTTCCTCTTAG
- the RELA gene encoding transcription factor p65 isoform X1, with protein MDDLLPLAFLQQDWGLQDPTPSSTPYVEIIEQPKQRGMRFRYKCEGRSAGSIPGEHSTDTTKTHPTIKINNYTGPGKVRISLVTKDAPHRPHPHELVGKDCKDGYYEAELSPERNIHSFQNLGIQCVKKRELDEAVAQRIRTNNNPFNVPLDNQKGDYDLNAVRLCFQVWVQDPVGTGHLVPLPLVVSQPIYDNRAPNTAELKICRVNRNSGSCLGGDEIFLLCDKVQKEDIEVRFFKDSWEAKGSFSQADVHRQVAIVFKTPPYQDQALREPVTVQMQLRRPSDKEVSEAMEFRYLPDEGDFHRIEEKRKRTRDTFKNFVQKAPFAAVVVPESRSPRRIAVPARTAAMPKPSLIRPSMSGLTGMAGAMGQLPTIQKPQATAQHPPLPFTGPSRAPPPPTPQLGFSTVNLEEFSSLGISSRAQPPPPAPEAEPNFDPFFHLPFEGGGDSVAMELGALLEDTTYTSLESINTTEFRQLLSQGSSTEGADGHSMLLTYPESITRLMSSQRGVVGVTGEEPQGNGGGGGASGANSFINGVLGGLPEENLTSMGDLDFSALLSQFSSS; from the exons ATGGATG ACCTGCTGCCACTTGCCTTCCTCCAGCAGGACTGGGGCCTCCAGG ACCCTACCCCCAGCAGCACCCCCTACGTGGAGATCATCGAACAGCCCAAGCAGCGCGGCATGCGCTTCCGCTACAAGTGTGAGGGGCGCTCGGCCGGCAGCATCCCCGGGGAGCACAGCACTGACACCACCAAGACCCACCCCACCATCAag atCAATAATTACACAGGCCCCGGGAAGGTTCGTATCTCTCTGGTGACCAAGGACGCCCCCCACCGACCCCACCCCCACGAGCTGGTGGGCAAGGACTGCAAGGACGGCTACTATGAGGCTGAGCTTTCACCTGAGCGCAACATCCACAG CTTCCAGAACCTGGGCATCCAGTGCGTGAAGAAACGGGAGCTGGACGAGGCTGTGGCACAGCGCATCCGCACCAACAATAACCCCTTCAATG TGCCCCTGGACAACCAGAAGGGGGACTATGACTTGAACGCCGTGCGGCTCTGCTTCCAGGTGTGGGTGCAGGACCCTGTGGGCACCGGGCACCTCGTCCCGCTGCCCCTCGTGGTGTCACAGCCGATCTACGACAACC GAGCCCCCAACACGGCTGAGCTGAAGATCTGCCGGGTCAATCGCAACTCGGGGAGCTGTCTGGGTGGGGACGAGATCTTCCTGCTCTGCGACAAGGTGCAGAAAG AGGACATTGAGGTCCGATTCTTCAAGGACTCGTGGGAGGCCAAGGGCTCCTTCTCGCAGGCAGACGTGCACCGGCAGGTTGCCATCGTGTTCAAAACCCCGCCCTACCAGGACCAGGCGCTCAGGGAGCCGGTGACGGTGCAGATGCAGCTCCGGCGCCCATCTGACAAGGAGGTCAGCGAGGCCATGGAGTTCCGCTACCTGCCAGATGAAG GTGACTTCCACCGCATCGAGGAGAAGCGCAAGCGAACGCGGGACACCTTCAAGAACTTTGTGCAGAAAGCGCCTTTCGCAG CAGTGGTGGTTCCGGAGTCACGCTCCCCGCGTCGGATTGCTGTCCCTGCCCGCACAGCTGCCATGCCCAAACCCAGCCTCATCCGACCCAGTATGAGTG GTCTCACCGGAATGGCGGGCGCCATGGGGCAGCTGCCGACCATCCAGAAGCCGCAGGCCACGGCCCAGCACCCCCCCTTACCCTTCACCGGGCCCAGccgagctcctcctcctcccaccccccagctgggcttcagtACAGTCAACCTGGAGGAGTTCTCCAGCCTGGGCATCTCAAGTcgggcccagcccccaccccctgctcccgaGGCCGAGCCCAACTTTGACCCCTTCTTCCACCTGCCGTTTGAGGGCGGGGGCGACTCAGTCGCCATGGAGCTGGGGGCCTTGCTGGAGGACACCACCTATACCAGCCTGGAGTCCATCAACACTACTGAGTTCCggcagctgctgagccaggggTCGTCCACCGAGGGTGCTGACGGGCACAGCATGCTCCTGACCTATCCCGAGTCGATCACCCGCCTGATGAGCAGCCAGCGTGGTGTGGTGGGCGTGACAGGGGAGGAGCCACAGGGCaacggcgggggtgggggggccagcGGTGCCAACAGCTTCATCAATGGGGTCCTGGGCGGCCTCCCGGAAGAGAACCTCACCTCCATGGGGGATCTGGACTTCAGCGCCCTGCTCAGCCAGTTCAGTTCCTCTTAG
- the RELA gene encoding transcription factor p65 isoform X2 codes for MDDLLPLAFLQQDWGLQDPTPSSTPYVEIIEQPKQRGMRFRYKCEGRSAGSIPGEHSTDTTKTHPTIKINNYTGPGKVRISLVTKDAPHRPHPHELVGKDCKDGYYEAELSPERNIHSFQNLGIQCVKKRELDEAVAQRIRTNNNPFNVPLDNQKGDYDLNAVRLCFQVWVQDPVGTGHLVPLPLVVSQPIYDNRAPNTAELKICRVNRNSGSCLGGDEIFLLCDKVQKEDIEVRFFKDSWEAKGSFSQADVHRQVAIVFKTPPYQDQALREPVTVQMQLRRPSDKEVSEAMEFRYLPDEGDFHRIEEKRKRTRDTFKNFVQKAPFAVVVPESRSPRRIAVPARTAAMPKPSLIRPSMSGLTGMAGAMGQLPTIQKPQATAQHPPLPFTGPSRAPPPPTPQLGFSTVNLEEFSSLGISSRAQPPPPAPEAEPNFDPFFHLPFEGGGDSVAMELGALLEDTTYTSLESINTTEFRQLLSQGSSTEGADGHSMLLTYPESITRLMSSQRGVVGVTGEEPQGNGGGGGASGANSFINGVLGGLPEENLTSMGDLDFSALLSQFSSS; via the exons ATGGATG ACCTGCTGCCACTTGCCTTCCTCCAGCAGGACTGGGGCCTCCAGG ACCCTACCCCCAGCAGCACCCCCTACGTGGAGATCATCGAACAGCCCAAGCAGCGCGGCATGCGCTTCCGCTACAAGTGTGAGGGGCGCTCGGCCGGCAGCATCCCCGGGGAGCACAGCACTGACACCACCAAGACCCACCCCACCATCAag atCAATAATTACACAGGCCCCGGGAAGGTTCGTATCTCTCTGGTGACCAAGGACGCCCCCCACCGACCCCACCCCCACGAGCTGGTGGGCAAGGACTGCAAGGACGGCTACTATGAGGCTGAGCTTTCACCTGAGCGCAACATCCACAG CTTCCAGAACCTGGGCATCCAGTGCGTGAAGAAACGGGAGCTGGACGAGGCTGTGGCACAGCGCATCCGCACCAACAATAACCCCTTCAATG TGCCCCTGGACAACCAGAAGGGGGACTATGACTTGAACGCCGTGCGGCTCTGCTTCCAGGTGTGGGTGCAGGACCCTGTGGGCACCGGGCACCTCGTCCCGCTGCCCCTCGTGGTGTCACAGCCGATCTACGACAACC GAGCCCCCAACACGGCTGAGCTGAAGATCTGCCGGGTCAATCGCAACTCGGGGAGCTGTCTGGGTGGGGACGAGATCTTCCTGCTCTGCGACAAGGTGCAGAAAG AGGACATTGAGGTCCGATTCTTCAAGGACTCGTGGGAGGCCAAGGGCTCCTTCTCGCAGGCAGACGTGCACCGGCAGGTTGCCATCGTGTTCAAAACCCCGCCCTACCAGGACCAGGCGCTCAGGGAGCCGGTGACGGTGCAGATGCAGCTCCGGCGCCCATCTGACAAGGAGGTCAGCGAGGCCATGGAGTTCCGCTACCTGCCAGATGAAG GTGACTTCCACCGCATCGAGGAGAAGCGCAAGCGAACGCGGGACACCTTCAAGAACTTTGTGCAGAAAGCGCCTTTCGCAG TGGTGGTTCCGGAGTCACGCTCCCCGCGTCGGATTGCTGTCCCTGCCCGCACAGCTGCCATGCCCAAACCCAGCCTCATCCGACCCAGTATGAGTG GTCTCACCGGAATGGCGGGCGCCATGGGGCAGCTGCCGACCATCCAGAAGCCGCAGGCCACGGCCCAGCACCCCCCCTTACCCTTCACCGGGCCCAGccgagctcctcctcctcccaccccccagctgggcttcagtACAGTCAACCTGGAGGAGTTCTCCAGCCTGGGCATCTCAAGTcgggcccagcccccaccccctgctcccgaGGCCGAGCCCAACTTTGACCCCTTCTTCCACCTGCCGTTTGAGGGCGGGGGCGACTCAGTCGCCATGGAGCTGGGGGCCTTGCTGGAGGACACCACCTATACCAGCCTGGAGTCCATCAACACTACTGAGTTCCggcagctgctgagccaggggTCGTCCACCGAGGGTGCTGACGGGCACAGCATGCTCCTGACCTATCCCGAGTCGATCACCCGCCTGATGAGCAGCCAGCGTGGTGTGGTGGGCGTGACAGGGGAGGAGCCACAGGGCaacggcgggggtgggggggccagcGGTGCCAACAGCTTCATCAATGGGGTCCTGGGCGGCCTCCCGGAAGAGAACCTCACCTCCATGGGGGATCTGGACTTCAGCGCCCTGCTCAGCCAGTTCAGTTCCTCTTAG